One Cryptococcus neoformans var. grubii H99 chromosome 3, complete sequence genomic region harbors:
- a CDS encoding preconditioning-inducible protein, whose translation MNNPLLAIQSQYWAVRDYLSPVLKESKFKEHGRITPEEFVAAGDFLTFKFPVWQWEKGEPSRARDFLPLDKQYLVTRNVPCLRRATAVDYTNADEDAEKLLSFLDDAEEAPGPDDDWVATHINRSPPHRPTDMDEIPDIPDSPTAAPTREMAGLNVSSGGKLETDEIPDIDDIPDMDEEGLEDLDDDAAVRIVHPSEAEVNSTAGKNLLQVRTYDCIISYDKHYQTPRFWLFGYDEHKNPLTPAQVFQDVPADHAFKTMTMESFPHSGAQLASVHPCKHASVMKKFIDRMEAAQGPAPITEPETISSTSGTGGSAGGKEEKEKKKKWGLGGMVRKVTGGSVPKVEKDKDEVVTGVPVDFYLVIFLKFIASIVPTIEVDSTTSTAL comes from the exons ATGAATAACCCACTTTTAGCTATCCAA AGTCAGTACTGGGCCGTGAGAGACTACCTCTCTCCG GTTCTTAAAGAGAGTAAATTCAAGGAGCACGGGAGGATCACTCCAG AGGAATTTGTTGCTGCCGGTGACTTCTTAACTTTCAAGTTTCCCGTTTGGCAATG ggagaagggggaaCCATCCAGGGCAAGAGACTTTTTGCCCCTCGATAAGCAATACTTGGTCACCCGTAACG TCCCCTGTCTGCGACGGGCAACGGCTGTAGACTATACAAAtgctgatgaagatgctgaaAAGCTGCTTAGCTTCCTGGATGAT GCAGAGGAAGCTCCAGGCCCTGATGATGACTGGGTAGCAACCCATATCAACCGTTCCCCACCCCATCGCCCTACAGATATGGACGAAATCCCTGACATTCCCGACTCTCCCACCGCAGCACCCACTCGCGAGATGGCCGGGCTTAACGTTTCTTCTGGTGGCAAGTTGGAGACGGACGAGATTCCTGATATCGACGATATCCCCGacatggatgaagaagggttggaggatttggatgatgatgcgGCAGTGAGGATTGTGCATCCCAGTGAGGCTGAGGTCAATTCGACGGCGGGAAAGAACCTCCTTCAAGTGAGGACATATGACTGTATCATCAGCTATGATAAGCATTATCAAACTCCGCGATTCTGGTTGTTTGGTTATGACGAG CACAAGAACCCTCTCACCCCTGCTCAAGTATTCCAGGACGTTCCAGCCGACCACGCATTTAAGACAATGACAATGGAATCCTTCCCCCACTCTGGTGCACAACTTGCGAGCGTACATCCTTGCAAGCACGCATCCGTCATGAAAAAGTTTATCGACCGTATGGAAGCTGCCCAGGGGCCAGCGCCTATTACTGAACCCGAAACGATTTCGTCTACGTCTGGCACTGGTGGAAGCGCAggtgggaaggaagagaaggagaaaaagaagaagtggggTTTGGGCGGCATGGTGAGAAAGGTGACTGGTGGGAGCGTGCCCAAGGTGGAAAAGGATAAGGATGAGGTCGTCACTGGTGTGCCTGTGGATTTCTATCTTGTCATT TTCCTCAAATTCATCGCCAGTATCGTGCCTACTATCGAAGTGGACAGTACTACGTCCACTGCCCTCTAA
- a CDS encoding 2,3-bisphosphoglycerate-independent phosphoglycerate mutase gives MSTRPPTSPDAADANKKQKTVQVNKKVCLIVHDGWGLSKEEKGNAIFHGDTTHMDAIRDKHNFVELEAHGLAVGLKEGLMGNSEVGHLNIGAGRIVWQDIVKIDQSIKKDEFKDQPAIVDAMKHAKETSGRLHLLGLVSDGGVHSHIQHLFALLRVAKSYGIANVYIHFFGDGRDTAPKSATKYIKMLQDYIKEVGVGEISTVVGRYYAMDRDKRWERIKVAVDGLVKGEGEKTDQEGLIKTVEDGYEKDVTDEFIKPIISGSEDSRIKKGDSLYLFNYRSDRMREIAQVLGLPDKPMEVDVPEDLHITTMSRYNIEFPFPVAFPPQGMTNVLAEWLAKQGVKQCHIAETEKYAHVTFFFNGGVEKQFENEKREMIPSPKVATYDKQPEMSVQGVADKVAETVKSDKYEFVMCNFAPPDMVGHTGDYDAAVKAITATDAAVKTVYDACEEAGYVLCVTADHGNAEQMLDPKTGNPHTAHTTNHVPFIVTGDKGSLEVSDEPGSLADVAPTILDILGLPKPEEMSGRSLLSKK, from the exons ATGTCCACTCGTCCACCCACCTCTCCCGACGCCGCCGATGCTAacaagaagcagaagaCCGTCCAGGTCAACA AAAAGGTCTGCTTGAT CGTTCACGACGGTTGGGGTCTCTccaaagaggagaagggtaaTGCCATTTTCCACGGTGACACAACCCACATGGATGCTATCCGCGACAAGCACAACTTTGTCGAGCTCGAAGCTCACGGTCTTGCTGTCGGTTTGAAGGAGGGTTTGATGGGTAACTCTGAAGTTGGACATTTGAACATTGGTGCCGGCCGAATTGTTTGGCAGGATATCGTCAAGATTGACCAAT CCATCAAGAAGGACGAATTCAAGGACCAGCCCGCTATCGTTGATGCTATGAAGCACGCCAAGGAGACCTCTGGTCGACTTCATTTGCTCGGTCTCGTGTCTGATGGTGGTGTTCACTCCCACATCCAACACTTGTTCGCTCTCCTCCGAGTGGCCAAATCTTACGGGATTGCCAATGTCTACATCCACTTCTTCGGTGATGGTCGGGACACTGCTCCCAAGTCTGCTACCAAGTACATCAAAATGTTGCAAGATTACATCAAGGAAGTCGGTGTCGGAGAGATTTCTACCGTTGTCGGCAGATACTATGCCATGGACCGTGACAAGAGGTGGGAACGTATCAAGGTTGCGGTCGACGGTTTGGTCAAGGGTGAGGGTGAAAAGACTGACCAGGAGGGTTTGATTAAGACTGTTGAGGACGGTTACGAGAAGGATGTGACTGATGAGTTCATCAagcccatcatctctgGTTCGGAAGATTCTCGAATCAAGAAGGGCGACTCTCTCTACTTGTTCAACTACCGATCAGACAGGATGCGAGAGATTGCCCAGGTGCTCGGTCTCCCCGATAAGCCTATGGAGGTTGACGTTCCGGAGGACTTGCACATCACCACCATGTCCAGGTACAACATCGAGTTCCCCTTCCCTGTCGCTTTCCCTCCTCAGGGTATGACCAACGTCCTCGCCGAGTGGCTCGCCAAGCAGGGTGTCAAGCAATGCCACATTGCCGAGACCGAAAAGTACGCCCATgttaccttcttcttcaacggTGGTGTCGAGAAGCAATTCGAGAATGAGAAGCGTGAGATGattccttctcccaagGTTGCCACCTACGACAAGCAGCCCGAGATGTCTGTCCAAGGTGTTGCCGACAAGGTTGCTGAGACTGTCAAGTCTGACAAGTACGAATTTGTCATGTGCAACTTTGCCCCTCCCGATATGGTTGGCCACACTGGTGACTATGATGCTGCTGTCAAGGCTATCACCGCTACGGACGCTGCTGTCAAGACTGTTTACGACGCTTGTGAAGAGGCTGGTTACGTCCTCTGTGTAACTGCCGACCACGGAAACGCAGAGCAGATGTTGGACCCCAAGACTGGTAACCCCCACACTGCCCACACTACCA ACCACGTCCCCTTCATCGTCACCGGTGACAAAGGTTCTCTTGAGGTTTCCGACGAACCTGGATCTCTTGCTGACGTTGCCCCTACCATTTTGGACATTCTTGGTTTGCCCAAGCCCGAGG AGATGAGCGGTCGCTCTTTGCTCTCCAAGAAGTAA
- a CDS encoding membrane transporter, which translates to MSDSKHLDDEKNVGVAAADVSVLPATADDVHYVHLQDVDEAAAFVAGWEGEITEEMNARIRRKCDWHLLPLMMTLYFVQFTDKTTLGSSAILGIKTDTHLSQAQYNWLGTIFYLSYLIFEWPQTIALQKFPPGKWMACNILVWAVCLCCHAACKNFAGLFVCRFFLGVCEGSITAGFLILTSMFYTQEEATQRVGYWFLMNGTAQIFNGVVSFGVYHVNPDIIAPWKVYMLITGLLTLIVGICFWFFIPNNPMTAYFLTKEERIIAIERLRGKSTGIENKTWKKEQFIEALTDWKCWTFAIYAGSNNVANSLTNMTSLIINSFGFTVWQTTLLGTVSGAIEILTIWSSVLVIKKFPNARGYVGASYSIPNIVSGILLVALPWTAKGALLFAVYLGGVGTPGFVLSLSWCSTSNTGHTKKATANAMLLIGYCLGNLLSPQMWEAKYAPRYYVPWGIILGTYVVNPIILLGIRFSLNRENKRRDRLVEKGELVHEKFVDEYGEEIDPTFLDMTDHKNLSFRYPL; encoded by the exons ATGTCTGACAGCAAACACCTTGATGACGAAAAGAATGTCGGCGTCGCCGCTGCCGATGTCAGTGTCTTACCAGCAACCGCCGATGATGTGCACTACgttcatcttcaagatgTCGATGAAGCAGCCGCTTTCGTCGCTggctgggagggagagattacagaggagatgaaTGCAAGGATTAGGAGGAAATGCGATTGGCATCTTCTGCCCCTCAT GATGACCCTCTACTTTGTCCAATTCACGG ATAAAACCACTCTCGGTTCATCCGCTATTTTAGGCATTAAA ACCGATACACACCTTTCACAGGCTCAGTACAA CTGGCTGGGTACAATATTTTATCTTTCTTATTTAATTTTCGAGTGGCCGCAAACTATTGCTCTCCAAAAGTTTCCTCCGGGAAAGTGGAT GGCATGTAACATTCTCGTCTGGGCTGT CTGTCTTTGTTGCCATGCAGCCTGTAAGAACTTTGCTGGTCTCT TTGTTTGCCGTTTTTTCCTTGGTGTATGTGAAGGTAGTATCACCGCTGGTTTCTTGATTTTG ACCAGTATGTTCTATACTCAAGAGGAAGCAACTCAGCGTGTCGGCTAC TGGTTCTTGATGAACGGTACCGCTCAAATATTCAACGGTGTCGTCTCTTTCGGAGTGTACCACGTCAATCCCGACATCATCGCGCCCTGGAAAGTCTATATGCTCATCACGGGTCTCCTCACCCTTATCGTCGGTATCTGCTTCTGGTTCTTCATACCTAACAACCCCATGACCGCCTACTTCCTTaccaaggaggaaagaatcATTGCTATTGAAAGGTTGAGGGGTAAGAGTACCGGTATCGAGAACAAAActtggaagaaagaacaGTTCATTGAGGCACTCACCGACTGGAAGTGTTGGACGTTTGCAATTTACGCCGGTTCGAACAATGTGGCGAACTCTCTTACCAACATGACCAGCTTGATCATTA ACTCCTTTGGCTTCACCGTCTGGCAAACTACCCTTCTGGGCACTGTCTCCGGCGCCATTGAGATTCTCACCATCTGGTCTTCGGTCCTTGTCATCAAAAAATTCCCCAATGCTCGAGGATACGTCGGTGCATCCTACTCTATTCCTAATATTGTCTCCGGTATTTTACTGGTCGCCCTGCCCTGGACAGCCAAGGGTGCTTTGCTCTTTGCCGTTTATTTGGGCGGTGTGGGTACTCCTGGTTTCGTGCTTTCATTGTCGTGGTGCTCGACTTCCAACACTGGGCACACGAAGAAGGCCACTGCGAATGCGATGCTTCTTATCGGATACT GTCTCGgtaatcttctttctccgCAGATGTGGGAAGCCAAATACGCTCCTCGATACTACGTTCCCTGGGGTATTATCCTTGGTACCTACGTCGTCAACCCTATTATCCTT CTCGGTATCCGATTTTCCCTCAATCGTGAGAACAAGCGCCGAGACAGACTGGTCGAGAAGGGAGAGCTTGTACACGAAAAATTTGTGGATGAGTacggagaagagattgatCCTACTTTCTTGGATATGACCGAC CATAAGAATCTGTCTTTCAGGTATCCTCTTTAA
- a CDS encoding cytoplasmic protein: protein MDSRSPPLLALQSLSLSPPAAGYPNPAASSAYRYNTMFGAPAGMGTAPQPAASPDWSSANKRSSRSGLPNNWYDPNEYRRDVPSPPSTLSPPSSIPTTASSNPRQAYPYQPQPSYPEGGFGMPMGIVGTPSPPPMGYAPIGFSGAYAIPRQHPQVSNPADGWRNGYAMPAIPTQDDDVIPTAIVIKNIPFAVTRETLLGVMESLGAPLPYAFNYHHDNGVFRGLAFANFRAPDEAASVVAALNGYDVQGRKLRVEYKKVLQPGEKDKIEREKALKRMRSLQFDRKEMPPPLTLPIRHQQPPTLAGYDQSPPHSASAASTNSNSQGDNLPSTLDMNDPMTLDIYSRVLVFKEDRMRDELAFSKNLSPTERRIVHLVAQKLGLTSVTRGDEEQCVVVTREPQHPALLSAASLTSPTYLSPYGSQQNSTSSSGGGGNVGHSGGSGEPSPNLRYKKSMPDLRGFNSPAVARDPARSLNPQRSSGNIREMGREYAGMGAVGGRRLNGHASAATLNVNSQNHAYGNGNGNTNGREHGYGGFNGLFGNSVNDIPPVPPLPSGLGMHNKMYSVSSVNGVNGIGHGHTHSHSYSQTQSHAQSGRVSPEDLLSPTSTTSFSGQQQVPSPQPQPSQPQQSSQPQSSHTSSQSQSQSQSQGHVQSQPLRNPRGPAGESRGFGGTQSSLNSMSGGLGGLKSVASRNMLGGAGSGSGSGLGSAPGPPGSVIGGALVSSPASTGNASAGAGGGYERDTEETMRTRESLDI, encoded by the exons ATGGACTCCCGCTCCCCgcccctcctcgccctccagtccctctccctctcccccccGGCCGCCGGCTACCCGAACCCGGCCGCCAGCAGCGCCTACCGCTACAACACAATGTTCGGGGCGCCCGCAGGCATGGGCACAGCGCCCCAGCCCGCTGCCAGCCCAGACTGGTCCTCGGCGAACAAGAGAAGCTCCCGCTCCGGCTTGCCGAAT AACTGGTACGACCCAAACGAATACCGCCGTGACGTCCCCTCACCGCCCTCCACGCTCtcgccgccctcctccattCCCACAACAGCCTCCTCCAACCCCCGCCAGGCGTACCCTTACCAACCACAGCCATCTTACCCCGAAGGCGGGTTCGGCATGCCCATGGGCATCGTCGGCACGCCTTCCCCCCCGCCTATGGGCTACGCTCCTATCGGCTTCTCTGGCGCTTACGCCATCCCTCGCCAGCACCCTCAAGTGTCCAACCCGGCCGACGGGTGGAGAAACGGCTACGCCATGCCGGCCATACCCACCCAGGACGACGATGTCATCCCTACCGCCATCGTGATCAAAAACATTCCATTCGCCGTCACCCGCGAAACACTTTTGGGCGTGATGGAGTCCCTTGGCGCACCTCTCCCGTACGCATTCAACTATCACCACGATAACGGGGTTTTCCGAGGACTGGCGTTTGCGAATTTCCGCGCGCCAGATGAGGCGGCCAGCGTGGTTGCCGCCCTGAATGGGTACGATGTCCAAGGACGAAAACTAAGAGTAGAATACAAAAAGGTCTTGCAGCCaggagaaaaggacaagattgaaagggaaaaggctTTGAAGCGGATGCGGAGCTTGCAATTTGACCGTAAAGAGATGCCTCCCCCTCTTACCCTTCCTATCAGACACCAACAACCCCCGACGCTTGCCGGTTACGATCAGTCGCCACCCCATTCCGCATCCGCTGCGTCAACCAACTCCAACTCGCAGGGCGACAATCTCCCTTCCACCCTCGATATGAACGATCCCATGACGCTTGACATTTACTCTCGGGTTTTAGTGTTCAAGGAAGACCGGATGCGGGACGAGCTCGCGTTCTCAAAGAACCTTTCTCCGACTGAACGTCGTATAGTCCATCTCGTCGCCCAAAAGCTTGGACTCACAAGCGTCACACGCGGTGACGAAGAGCAATGCGTCGTGGTCACCCGCGAACCCCAACATCCTGCTCTCCTTTCGGCCGCCTCTCTCACATCCCCCACCTACCTCTCCCCTTATGGCTCCCAACAAAATTCCACTTCCTCtagcggcggcggcggtaACGTTGGACACAGCGGCGGATCAGGCGAGCCTTCACCGAATTTGAGGTACAAGAAATCCATGCCTGACTTGAGAGGCTTCAACAGCCCTGCCGTAGCGCGTGATCCTGCGAGGAGCTTGAACCCCCAAAGAAGTTCAGGAAACATTCGAGAAATGGGTAGGGAGTATGCTGGTATGGGCGCAGTCGGCGGAAGGAGGCTGAACGGACATGCTTCCGCCGCCACGCTGAATGTGAACAGCCAGAATCATGCTTAcgggaatgggaatgggaataCGAATGGACGAGAACATGGGTATGGAGGGTTCAACGGCTTGTTTGGAAACTCGGTCAATGATATCCCGCCCGTGCCGCCTCTCCCCAGTGGATTGGGGATGCATAACAAAATGTACTCTGTCAGCAGCGTCAATGGTGTAAATGGGATCGGCCATGGTCATACTCACTCCCATTCTTACTCTCAAACCCAGTCACATGCGCAGAGTGGACGCGTCTCGCCTGAAGACTTGCTCTCCCCAACTTCTACGACAAGTTTCTCGGGACAACAGCAAGTACCTTCTCCCCAacctcaaccttctcaaccCCAGCAGTCCTCCCAACCTCAATCATCTCACACCTCTTCCCAATCtcaatcccaatcccaatctcAAGGTCATGTTCAAAGCCAACCACTTCGGAACCCCCGTGGACCAGCCGGTGAATCCCGCGGATTCGGTGGTACCCAATCATCTCTCAACAGTATGAGTGGTGGTTTGGGCGGTCTGAAATCTGTGGCTAGTAGGAATATGTTGGGCGGCGCGGGTTCCGGCTCGGGCTCGGGTTTGGGCTCCGCTCCTGGTCCTCCTGGTTCAGTTATCGGTGGAGCACTTGTCTCGTCTCCCGCTTCTACAGGTAATGCGAGCGCTGGAGCCGGAGGAGGGTACGAGAGGGATACAGAGGAaacgatgaggacgagggaGAGTCTGGATATTTAA
- a CDS encoding chitin synthase export chaperone codes for MSDNAAFKFGSFEYICEHAALVVCPMLGDQQGIAPTCYSRNVQLGSQIIFQPATCIVHIAALVMATIMLLHVRSKYTAVGRKEVVLFFYMYIWVELFAIFLDSAIIPTANKVYPWFAAIYAGSVGALYWCLLLNGFVGFQFHEDGTPMSLWFLRISSLVVGAVCFGIPIATFKGTSSSISPTNTVGLFITYLVFPCVCVLIYFISQMLLVVRTLDDRWVIGDLLFMAGFYIAGVLLLVTFSVTICDAVKHYVDGVFFSTLAFLFAVMMVYKYWDSITKEDLEFSVGSKQAVWDVKDPLLASGMEYYEDDAQSAYRGAGGSLVGGYNGNQYYGNQPGYAQSAYGQQGYGQYGAGGYGQGHY; via the exons ATGTCCGATAATGCAGCGTTCAAGTTTGGATCCTTTGAATATATATGTGAACATGCCGCTTTAGTGGTTTGTCCCATGCTTGGTGATCAGCAAGGGATTGCTCCGACATGTTATAGCCGAAACGTTCAATTGGGTAGCCAGATTATCTTCCAGCCGG CAACATGCATCGTGCACATTGCTGCGTTGGTCATGGCGACCATCATGCTCCTTCACGTCCGTTCCAAATACACCGCTGTTGGCCGAAAAGAAGTTGTCCTGTTTTTCTACATGTACATTTGGGTCGAGCTCTTCGCCATCTTCCTAGACTCGGCCATCATCCCCACCGCCAACAAGGTCTACCCT TGGTTCGCGGCGATATATGCGGGTAGCGTCGGTGCGCTGTATTGGTGTCTTCTTTTGAACGGTTTCGTCGGTTTTCAATTCCATGAAGACGGTACACCCATGTCACTATGGTTCCTTCGTATATCCTCACTTGTCGTCGGTGCCGTTTGTTTTGGTATCCCAATCGCTACATTCAAAGgaacctcctcctccatttcaCCGACAAATACTGTGGGATTGTTCATCACGTACTTGGTATTCCCTTGTGTGTGTGTCTTGATCTACTTTATCTCGCAGATGTTGTTGGTGGTTAGGACTTTGGATGACCGATGG GTTATTGGtgatctccttttcatGGCTGGTTTCTATATCGCCGGCGTCCTTCTTTTGGTTACCTTCTCAGTAACAATTTGCGACGCTGTTAAGCACTACGTCGATGGCG TGTTTTTCTCTaccctcgccttccttttcGCCGTTATGATGGTCTACAAATACTGGGACT CTATTACCAAGGAAGACCTTGAATTCTCAGTTGGTTCCAAGCAAGCTGTATGGGACGTCAAAGATCCCCTCCTTGCC AGCGGTATGGAATACTACGAAGACGATGCCCAATCAGCATACCGCGGCGCCGGTGGATCCCTCGTTGGCGGATACAATGGTAACCAATACTATGGTAACCAACCTGGCTACGCTCAAAGCGCGTATGGGCAGCAAGGGTATGGCCAATATGGGGCCGGCGGGTATGGACAAGGACATTACTAG
- a CDS encoding 26S proteasome regulatory subunit N7 — MADDSVPLPYPNLKVPTWYYQVQHVDYKKDEAEKAFWEAVEKDEMAPYLRSINSDRKELIQKLEEKNKQQVEEYDRKLKDAEENEGDSEISELLRNKAMYFVRIGDKERALSALEIAIEKTAGLGAKIDLVLAIVRIGLFFSDIHLVTTNITRANNFIDSGGDWDRRNRLKVYRALRHLTIREFKEAAELLIDSLSTFTATELMEYDEFVALTILAAGVGCDRKGIKDKVLASPEVNGALPNIPSLASLTNSLYKSNYSTFFIALAEVEQQYLLTIPYLVPHARYYVREMRIKAYSQLLESYRSLTMERFCRSFGVSEQYMDKDLSRFIASGRLACTIDKVNGVITTNKLASQNKTVMYEQVLKQGDVLLSDIQKLHRVVG; from the exons ATGGCTGACGACAGCGTGCCCCTTCCCTACCCCAATCTCAAGGTTCCTACTTGGTATTATCAAGTACAACATGTTGACTATAAGAAGGATGAAGCGGAGAAGGCTTTCTGGGAGGCTGTCGAGAAAGATG AAATGGCCCCATATCTCAGGAGCATAAACTCTGACAGGAAGGAACTTATCCAAaagctggaagagaagaacaagCAGCAGGTGGAGGAGTATGATCGTAAATTGAAAGATGCagaagagaatgaagggGACAGTGAGATTTCGGAGTTGTTGAGGAATAAGGCGATGTATTTTGTAAGGATAGGGGATAAG GAGCGAGCGCTGTCGGCTTTGGAGATTGCGATTGAAAAGACGGCAGGGTTGGGAGCAAAGATCGATCTTGTTTTGGCCATTGTGCGAATTGGATTGTTCTTTTCCGACATCCACCTCGTCACCACCAACATTACCCGTGCAAACAA CTTTATCGACTCTGGTGGTGATTGGGACCGAAGAAATCGATTGAAAGTGTATCGTGCCCTCCGACATTTGACTATCCGAGAGTTTAAAGAGGCTGCGGAGCTTCTTATCGACTCATTGTCTACTTTTACAGCAACCGAGTTGATGGAGTATGACGAGTTTGTGGCGTTGACCATTTTGGCTGCTGGTGTTGGATGCGACAGAAAGGGTATCAAGGACAAA GTCCTCGCGAGCCCCGAAGTTAACGGTGCCCTCCCCAATATCCCCTCTTTAGCCAGCTTGACGAACTCTCTCTACAAGAGCAACTATTctaccttcttcatcgctcTCGCCGAAGTTGAGCAACAGTAtctcctcaccatcccctATCTTGTCCCACATGCCCGATATTACGTCCGCGAGATGCGGATCAAGGCTTACTCTCAGCTTCTCGAGTCATACAGGAGTCTGACGATGGAAAGGTTTTGCCGTTCATTTGGCGTTAGCGAGCAGTATATGGACAAGGACTTGTCGAGGTTTATTGCAAGCGGACGATTGGCTTGCACGATTGATAAGGTGAATGGGGTGATCACTACCAACAAGTTGGCGAGCCAGAACAAGACTGTGATGTATGAACAGGTGCTCAAGCAGGGCGATGTGCTCTTAAGCG ATATTCAGAAGCTGCACAGAGTGGTAGGATAG
- a CDS encoding sodium-hydrogen antiporter — protein MPSDFSYEEPSTAHLLIFSTYLWLLNMARWFVQRITGAGLLGEIAIGMIFGSPLAQWLDVDWQSTMVIVGYIGLLAIVLEGGITTSLPLLIPLIPISMAIAFTGVAGTLALSFLCVPAFGYSPLSAFASGAAMSSTSLGTTLAVLAGTKGIGFDLRQTKVGVALVGAAVADDVVAFVFSEIMKILGQSEGGVGPQIGRIVGVTIGLGAVAIPLTIWVLKPLLTSQRGKKLLFQSGRLGSMGVILLVAIGMVAAAGYAGTSPLYGIYVGGLMLSYVSEPDENTAETISNSDIPLTRVSTNPTPDTGPGSQAPKPIPMAYTLSRQSLDLSRAHTHPGTVGYHFAYLPSPARARRPAPAGSDDRPNPLDFASTYNAFLFPLVEYILLPIFFGSIGYSIPFLRLWRGSIIWKGIVYSIWMVLGKLMCGLWLFWPSKSKGGKISEAQGLPVTEKEGKGEWTWKDRVPAVLFLGFAMVARGEIGLLISQIGRHTPTPLLDEDAFLIAIWAIVVNTIIGPVAVSSILKKWRVGVVRGGWE, from the exons ATGCCGTCCGACTTTTCTTACGAAGAGCCCTCGACAGCTCACTTGCTCATCTTTTCGACATACCTCTGGTTGCTAAACATGGCGCGCTGGTTTGTCCAGCGCATAACAGGAGCAGGTTTACTTGGCGAAATCGCCATAGGAATGATTTTTGGATCACCACTCGCACAGTGGTTGGATGTTGATTGGCAGTCGACAATGGTCATTGTCGGTTATATTGGCCTGTTGGCTATTGTTCTCGAAG GCGGTATAACGACTTCATTACCTCTTTTAATCCCGCTCATCCCGATTTCGATGGCCATTGCCTTTACTGGCGTGGCAGGTaccctcgccctctctttcctctgcGTCCCTGCTTTCGGCTACAGCCCTCTCTCGGCATTCGCCTCTGGTGCTGCAATGTCATCCACCTCCCTCGGTACGACCCTTGCTGTCCTGGCAGGTACAAAGGGAATTGGTTTTGACCTCCGTCAGACCAAAGTCGGGGTGGCATTGGTTGGCGCGGCAGTGGCGGATGATGTCGTCGCTTTCGTGTTTTCCGAGATTATGAAAATCCTCGGACAAAGCGAGGGAGGTGTGGGACCTCAAATTGGGAGGATTGTAGGGGTGACGATCGGATTAGGTGCGGTGGCGATTCCCTTGACGATCTGGGTACTCAAACCGCTCCTGACCTCGCAAAGGGGCAAAAAGCTGCTTTTCCAATCGGGAAGGTTGGGTTCAATGGGGGTTATCCTCCTTGTTGCCATTGGAATGgtcgctgctgctgggTATGCAGGCACTAGTCCTCTCTACGGTATTTATGTAGGAGGTCTTATGTTGTCGTATGTCTCTGAGCCAGACGAGAATACTGCCGAGACAATTTCCAACTCGGACATACCCCTCACCCGTGTCAGTACCAACCCCACTCCTGACACTGGACCTGGCAGTCAAGCTCCAAAGCCTATCCCCATGGCGTATACACTCTCCCGTCAGTCTCTTGACCTTTCTCGCGCTCATACGCACCCAGGCACAGTCGGCTACCACTTTGCCTATCTGCCCTCTCCTGCGCGCGCACGTCGCCCCGCTCCAGCAGGCAGTGACGATCGTCCCAACCCTCTTGATTTCGCCAGTACCTACAacgctttcctcttcccccttgTTGAGtacatcctcctccccatcttctttggtTCTATCGGTTACTCTATTCCATTCCTTCGTCTCTGGAGAGGATCGATCATCTGGAAAGGGATCGTGTATTCGATATGGATGGTCCTCGGGAAACTCATGTGCGGCTTGTGGTTGTTTTGGCCATCAAAGAGTAAAGGAGGCAAGATTAGCGAGGCACAGGGTCTGCCAGTGActgagaaagagggaaagggtgAATGGACGTGGAAGGATAGGGTACCAGCCGTCCTATTTTTGGGATTCGCGATGGttgcaagaggagaaattGGGCTTTTGATCTCTCAAATTGGCCGTCATACCCCAACTCCCTTgcttgatgaggatgcGTTTTTGATAGCTATTTGGGCTATTGTGGTTAACACCATCATCGGTCCAGTGGCTGTATCTTCTATACTCAAGAAATGGAGGGTGGGTGTAGTCAGAGGAGGCTGGGAATAG